In Deinococcus sp. Marseille-Q6407, a single window of DNA contains:
- a CDS encoding SPFH domain-containing protein — translation MSRPQMTPQSTSPTPPLPDYSEPPLRPSHQASQEHPAFAVNGFVALVVMLVAAAALLFVFWQVLSSAAATIGLAPLLIVLLPLATLMLRGFFVVAPNQAVVLTLFGKYVGSVRQNGYFWSNPFAGRQDLSLRIRNFQSERVKVNDAAGNPVEIAAVIVWRVVDTARASFDVENYNSFVDVQAETALRHLGTAFAYEAYGLDEHGEPVVSLRGRPDEVAHYLREDLQARLALAGVEVLDARISHLAYAPEIASAMLQRQQAEAVLQARQVIVDGAVGMVQMAIERLENDGVVELDRENRAQLVNNLLVVLTSERGAQPTLDSGR, via the coding sequence ATGTCCCGGCCTCAGATGACCCCCCAGTCCACCTCGCCGACTCCGCCGCTGCCCGACTATTCCGAGCCGCCGCTGCGCCCCAGCCACCAGGCCTCACAGGAACATCCGGCCTTTGCGGTCAACGGCTTTGTGGCCTTGGTCGTGATGTTGGTGGCTGCAGCCGCCCTGCTGTTCGTGTTCTGGCAGGTGCTGAGCAGCGCGGCGGCCACCATTGGCCTGGCTCCGCTGCTGATCGTTTTGCTCCCGCTGGCAACCCTGATGCTGCGCGGTTTTTTCGTGGTGGCGCCCAATCAGGCTGTGGTACTCACCCTGTTTGGCAAATATGTGGGCAGTGTGCGCCAGAATGGCTATTTCTGGTCCAACCCGTTTGCCGGCCGGCAAGATTTATCGCTGCGTATCCGCAACTTCCAGTCGGAGCGGGTCAAGGTAAACGACGCCGCCGGCAACCCGGTGGAAATTGCCGCTGTAATCGTCTGGCGGGTGGTGGATACGGCGCGGGCGTCGTTTGATGTGGAGAATTACAACTCCTTCGTGGACGTGCAGGCCGAAACGGCGCTGCGGCATCTGGGCACCGCCTTCGCTTACGAAGCCTACGGCCTGGATGAGCACGGGGAGCCGGTAGTCAGCCTGCGCGGCCGCCCTGACGAGGTGGCCCATTATCTGCGTGAGGACCTGCAGGCCCGCCTGGCGCTGGCCGGGGTGGAAGTGCTGGACGCCCGCATCAGCCACCTGGCCTACGCGCCGGAAATTGCCAGTGCGATGTTGCAGCGCCAGCAGGCCGAAGCCGTGTTGCAGGCCCGGCAGGTGATCGTGGACGGGGCTGTGGGCATGGTGCAGATGGCCATCGAGCGGCTGGAAAACGACGGCGTGGTGGAATTGGACCGCGAGAACCGCGCCCAATTGGTCAACAATCTGCTGGTGGTCCTCACTTCCGAGCGGGGCGCCCAGCCCACCCTCGACTCGGGCCGCTAA
- a CDS encoding DMT family transporter — MNGWLWLGLAGLFEVGMATALKLSQTQQSFTLAFVVLAVLSFECLAKAIRTIPLSTAYAIWTGIGAVGAVGLGATLFGEALSPLRLGLLAALIAALIGLKLATPGEPPATK, encoded by the coding sequence ATGAATGGCTGGCTGTGGCTGGGACTGGCCGGGCTATTCGAGGTCGGCATGGCAACGGCGCTCAAGCTGAGCCAGACGCAGCAGAGTTTTACGCTGGCCTTTGTGGTGCTGGCGGTGCTGAGCTTCGAGTGCCTGGCGAAAGCTATACGCACCATTCCGCTGAGCACCGCCTATGCCATCTGGACCGGCATCGGAGCGGTCGGCGCCGTGGGGCTGGGGGCCACTCTGTTCGGTGAAGCCCTCAGCCCGCTGCGCCTGGGGCTGCTGGCCGCATTGATCGCGGCGCTGATTGGGCTGAAGCTAGCCACGCCAGGTGAGCCGCCTGCTACCAAGTGA
- a CDS encoding DMT family transporter — MGWIALLLAGLCEVGFTTALKLEQRNPNYVWLFLLFAVVSFGLLERAMQTIPLGTAYTVWTGIGAVGTALVGAAFFGERLSRVQLGLLGAVVVLIAALRLTGGGA, encoded by the coding sequence ATGGGATGGATCGCTCTGCTGCTGGCAGGTCTGTGTGAGGTGGGCTTCACCACCGCGCTGAAACTGGAACAGCGCAACCCCAACTACGTCTGGCTGTTCCTGCTGTTCGCCGTGGTGAGCTTCGGGTTGCTGGAACGGGCCATGCAGACCATTCCGCTGGGCACCGCCTATACCGTCTGGACCGGCATCGGGGCAGTCGGCACGGCGCTGGTGGGCGCCGCCTTTTTCGGTGAGCGGCTCAGCCGGGTGCAGCTGGGGTTGCTGGGGGCAGTGGTCGTGCTGATTGCCGCCCTGCGGCTGACCGGGGGCGGCGCATGA
- a CDS encoding TetR/AcrR family transcriptional regulator, whose product MPKQVDHDQRRAELAQAVWRLIRRSGLGGVTIRALAEESGWSSGAVRHYLPSRAAILAFAAEQVSAQAEAQLRRLPLPGTPRENLLTFLEATLPLEPSSREWLEVWLAFVGAAVSDPDLADVQGLTYRDLHAALVEILSEFAGQGWTLSDPPAAAARDLQALLDGLSVHLLLDVLTPVQARSALERAVDRLSLAPPPAP is encoded by the coding sequence ATGCCTAAACAGGTGGACCATGACCAGCGCCGCGCCGAACTGGCGCAGGCGGTCTGGCGGCTGATTCGCCGCTCAGGGCTTGGCGGGGTGACCATCCGCGCTCTGGCCGAGGAAAGCGGCTGGTCCAGCGGAGCCGTGCGCCACTACCTGCCCAGCCGCGCCGCCATTTTGGCGTTTGCTGCCGAGCAGGTCAGTGCCCAGGCGGAGGCACAGCTGCGCCGCCTGCCGCTGCCCGGCACCCCCCGCGAAAATCTGCTGACTTTTCTGGAAGCCACCCTGCCGCTGGAACCCTCAAGCCGTGAGTGGCTGGAGGTGTGGCTGGCGTTCGTGGGCGCCGCCGTGAGCGACCCCGACCTGGCCGATGTGCAGGGCCTGACTTACCGCGACCTGCACGCCGCGCTGGTGGAGATTCTCAGCGAATTTGCCGGGCAGGGCTGGACCCTCAGCGACCCGCCGGCCGCAGCGGCCCGCGACCTGCAGGCCCTGCTGGACGGCCTGAGCGTGCACCTGCTGCTGGACGTGCTCACCCCGGTCCAGGCCCGCTCCGCGCTGGAACGGGCGGTGGACCGGCTCTCGCTGGCGCCGCCTCCCGCTCCCTGA
- a CDS encoding Mur ligase family protein: MLLSELAAALCLHPLPESGPPTEIKSVTHRAEWVTPGALFVAIRGQQHDAHMFLDEAARRGAAAVLGEGLQPGQASPLPYLRVPDARAALADAAALLNGHPSRQLPAVIGVTGTDGKTTTAWLTAALLRAGSVPTGLLSSPGYQLPDGRLEAYPAHFTTPEAPQLQGLLRQMVQAGAQAAIIETSSHALALERVRGVDWKVGIWTHLSREHLDFHGTLEAYFAEKRKLIERSPLAVLNLDDPWTKQLRGVASQELTYSASGQPGAEWRAADLREDAPGRASFAVDGPAGAFRAALPLTGTFQMGNALAAMAAAHRYGVTAEELKAGLAHFQGPPGRMQRLPTRPGQPQVVSDSAHTPNSLEQSLRALRPLTPGRLWAVVGSAAGGRDTSKWGPMAAAASLWADRVILTEADHRETPLEEILDVMAAAAVRHNWERIGDRAEAIASAIEQAGPEDTVLIANKGGEHFLQRGRTIFAWNDAEAALAALRGETYQARAAEPATPA; encoded by the coding sequence ATGCTGCTGTCCGAACTGGCGGCCGCCCTCTGCCTGCACCCGCTGCCGGAAAGTGGGCCGCCGACCGAAATCAAGTCCGTGACCCACCGCGCCGAGTGGGTGACGCCCGGTGCGCTGTTCGTCGCCATTCGCGGCCAGCAGCACGATGCCCACATGTTTCTGGACGAGGCGGCCCGGCGTGGCGCTGCAGCCGTGCTGGGCGAGGGCCTACAGCCGGGGCAAGCTTCACCTCTGCCCTACCTGCGGGTGCCCGACGCCCGCGCCGCCCTGGCCGACGCCGCCGCGCTGCTGAACGGCCATCCCAGCCGGCAACTGCCCGCCGTGATTGGCGTGACCGGCACCGACGGCAAAACCACCACCGCCTGGCTGACCGCCGCCCTGCTGCGGGCCGGCAGCGTCCCCACCGGTCTGCTGAGCAGCCCCGGCTATCAGTTGCCTGACGGCCGCCTGGAAGCCTACCCGGCACACTTCACTACCCCGGAAGCGCCGCAGTTGCAGGGCCTGCTGCGGCAGATGGTGCAGGCAGGAGCGCAAGCCGCCATCATTGAAACCAGCAGCCACGCGCTGGCGCTGGAGCGGGTACGCGGCGTGGACTGGAAAGTGGGCATCTGGACCCACCTGAGCCGCGAGCATCTGGATTTTCACGGCACGTTGGAAGCCTACTTTGCCGAGAAACGCAAATTGATCGAGCGCTCGCCGCTGGCAGTCCTAAACCTGGACGACCCCTGGACCAAGCAGCTGCGCGGCGTGGCCTCGCAGGAGCTGACCTACTCGGCGTCCGGGCAGCCTGGGGCCGAGTGGCGAGCGGCAGACCTGCGCGAAGATGCCCCCGGCCGGGCATCGTTCGCGGTAGACGGACCCGCCGGGGCTTTCCGGGCAGCCCTGCCGCTGACCGGCACTTTTCAGATGGGCAACGCCCTGGCGGCGATGGCGGCAGCACACCGCTATGGGGTCACGGCCGAGGAGCTGAAAGCTGGTCTGGCCCACTTTCAGGGTCCGCCCGGGCGGATGCAGCGGCTACCGACCCGGCCCGGACAGCCACAGGTGGTTTCCGACTCAGCGCACACGCCAAACAGCCTGGAACAGAGCCTGCGGGCGCTGCGTCCCCTCACCCCGGGGCGGCTGTGGGCAGTGGTGGGCAGCGCCGCCGGCGGGCGCGACACTTCCAAGTGGGGCCCGATGGCCGCCGCCGCCAGCCTCTGGGCCGACCGGGTGATTCTGACCGAGGCTGACCACCGCGAAACACCGCTGGAAGAGATTCTGGACGTGATGGCGGCTGCGGCGGTGCGGCACAACTGGGAACGCATCGGGGACCGCGCTGAGGCCATCGCCTCCGCCATCGAGCAGGCCGGGCCGGAGGATACGGTGCTGATCGCTAACAAGGGCGGCGAGCACTTCCTGCAGCGCGGCCGCACCATTTTCGCCTGGAACGATGCCGAAGCCGCCCTGGCCGCGCTGCGGGGCGAGACCTACCAGGCCAGGGCGGCCGAACCGGCGACACCGGCCTGA
- a CDS encoding phosphatase PAP2 family protein — MGKLGDSILENERFRFETPWMLAAHERFSAQLDSLAVFLHFWGGTWVMAGLLLLLIAWAWTTLGRRAALFTLLGPGSAVATGSVLKFTFDRPRPELWPRLVQEHSASFPSGHATMSAALATWLVLLLWPTRWRWPAVVIGVLYAGAMGFSRILLGVHYPTDVLAGWLTGLAIVLGVFRLLRQPLWRREAAQR, encoded by the coding sequence GTGGGCAAGCTGGGCGACAGCATCCTGGAAAACGAACGTTTCCGCTTTGAAACCCCCTGGATGCTGGCCGCACATGAGCGTTTCAGTGCCCAGCTGGATTCCTTGGCAGTGTTCCTGCATTTCTGGGGTGGCACCTGGGTGATGGCCGGACTGCTGCTGCTGCTGATCGCTTGGGCCTGGACCACCCTGGGCCGGCGGGCCGCGCTGTTCACCCTGCTGGGGCCGGGCAGCGCCGTTGCGACCGGCAGCGTGCTGAAATTCACTTTTGACCGCCCGCGCCCGGAGCTGTGGCCCCGGCTGGTGCAGGAACACAGCGCCTCTTTTCCCAGCGGCCACGCCACCATGAGTGCGGCGCTGGCCACCTGGCTGGTGCTGCTGCTGTGGCCCACCCGTTGGCGCTGGCCGGCGGTGGTGATCGGCGTGCTGTATGCGGGGGCCATGGGCTTCTCGCGCATTCTGCTGGGCGTGCATTACCCCACCGACGTGCTGGCCGGCTGGCTGACCGGCCTCGCCATCGTGCTGGGCGTATTTCGGCTGCTGCGCCAACCCCTATGGCGCCGGGAAGCGGCACAGCGGTGA
- a CDS encoding GNAT family N-acetyltransferase has translation MNFPHNADEQRYEAYQDGQQVGALEYEDMGNAALLTHTEISPEHGGQGYGGQLVQGALEDLRQQGKMIVPQCPFVADFIQKHPEYLELVHPNQRGQLSMEERENS, from the coding sequence GTGAACTTCCCTCACAACGCCGATGAACAGCGCTACGAGGCCTATCAGGACGGCCAGCAGGTGGGCGCCCTAGAATACGAAGACATGGGCAACGCCGCCCTGCTGACCCACACCGAAATCAGCCCGGAACACGGCGGCCAGGGCTATGGCGGCCAGTTGGTTCAGGGCGCGCTGGAAGACCTGCGCCAACAGGGCAAGATGATCGTGCCGCAGTGCCCCTTTGTGGCCGACTTTATCCAGAAGCACCCCGAATATCTGGAACTGGTGCATCCCAACCAGCGCGGCCAACTGAGCATGGAAGAACGCGAGAACAGCTGA
- a CDS encoding penicillin acylase family protein: MLKTLLRAGLGLLLAAMLASLLALLYVRSQTLPQLTGALNVSGLGEGVTVTRDQSGIPHIRAASDTDAVYALGLVHAQDRAWQLDFQRRIAQGRLSEVLGPAALEQDRFLRTWGFQRAATSALQALDPESRRLISAYTAGVNAGFALGKTAPEFLILGYRPEPWTDVDSVAWSKLMAFDLGGNWEQELENWKLCRSEGPAALSRLNPPYPASGPTILSRDELPVTGKDASSAGTACAADLPAAHLQELQRQLAAVRKLGMEFEASRGSNDWVISGAHTASGKPMLADDPHLKLQSPMLWYLAEIQGPSLHSIGATIPGLPAVVIGRNERIAWGVTNHNPDVQDFFVLPAGAALRTHEEIIQVKGAEDVHLTLEDSDFGPVVSSVVDGPKGSKLALSWPTLMDGDTTLKAYLGVNRAQNWNEFLTAMQAYVGPSQNFVYADVDGNVGYIAPGRVPVRRGWDGSLPVPADSEHRWQGWVPFGELPQTFNPADGLVVTANNRSVPPGYPWLMTNDRAWADPYRSARITERLQGTHGLTLDDLAELQNDPLSGPWREMKAALLATPRAGLSAPATAALDGLKAWDGRLSTDSQAATVFEWWLAELKAQGKAALGSDPSTRAVAQALKAERPLCAQVAPCPDLLAQTLETAAQKAAQRPYGQVHRAYSAHGAFGEIRALAPLFNARIAAPGGSDTVNVARPNRQDGTLDFTHAASYRQLIDLSDPDASRFTGTLGQSGNPLSPYARSQLRGWASGDYLPMSTRPADWGKTQVLQLKPVR, translated from the coding sequence ATGCTCAAAACTCTGCTGAGGGCCGGCCTGGGGCTGTTGCTGGCCGCCATGCTGGCGTCACTGCTGGCTTTGCTTTATGTCCGGTCTCAGACCCTACCGCAACTGACCGGCGCACTGAATGTCAGCGGGCTGGGCGAGGGAGTTACGGTGACCCGCGACCAGTCCGGTATTCCCCATATCCGGGCGGCCAGCGACACCGACGCGGTGTACGCGCTGGGGCTGGTCCACGCCCAGGACCGGGCCTGGCAGCTGGATTTCCAGCGGCGCATCGCGCAGGGGCGGCTGTCGGAGGTGCTGGGGCCAGCGGCGCTGGAACAGGACCGTTTCCTACGGACCTGGGGCTTTCAGCGGGCAGCCACTTCGGCGCTGCAAGCCCTGGACCCCGAGTCCCGGCGGTTGATCTCGGCTTATACGGCCGGCGTCAATGCCGGGTTCGCACTGGGCAAGACGGCACCCGAATTTCTGATTCTGGGCTACCGGCCCGAGCCCTGGACCGATGTGGACTCGGTGGCCTGGAGCAAGCTGATGGCTTTTGACCTGGGCGGCAACTGGGAACAGGAACTGGAGAACTGGAAGCTGTGCCGCAGCGAAGGCCCCGCTGCACTCAGCCGGCTGAACCCGCCCTACCCGGCCTCGGGGCCCACCATCCTGAGCCGTGACGAACTGCCGGTGACCGGAAAGGACGCCAGCAGCGCCGGAACCGCCTGCGCGGCCGACCTGCCGGCCGCGCACCTGCAGGAGCTGCAGCGGCAGCTGGCCGCCGTCCGGAAGCTGGGCATGGAGTTCGAGGCCAGCCGTGGCAGCAACGACTGGGTGATTTCCGGCGCGCACACCGCCAGCGGCAAACCCATGCTGGCCGACGATCCCCACCTCAAGCTGCAAAGCCCGATGCTGTGGTATCTGGCCGAAATCCAGGGGCCGTCGCTGCACAGCATCGGGGCCACCATTCCGGGACTGCCGGCCGTAGTGATCGGGCGCAACGAGCGAATTGCCTGGGGCGTGACCAACCACAACCCCGACGTGCAGGACTTTTTCGTGCTGCCGGCCGGAGCAGCGCTGCGAACCCACGAGGAGATTATCCAGGTCAAGGGCGCTGAGGACGTGCATCTGACGCTGGAAGACAGCGACTTCGGCCCGGTGGTCAGCTCGGTGGTGGACGGGCCGAAGGGTTCGAAGCTGGCGCTGAGCTGGCCCACCCTGATGGACGGCGACACCACCCTGAAAGCTTATCTGGGGGTCAACCGGGCGCAGAACTGGAACGAATTTCTCACGGCGATGCAGGCTTATGTGGGGCCCAGCCAGAACTTCGTGTATGCCGACGTAGACGGCAACGTGGGCTATATCGCGCCGGGGCGGGTGCCGGTGCGCCGGGGGTGGGACGGCAGCCTGCCGGTGCCGGCCGACAGCGAGCACCGCTGGCAGGGCTGGGTGCCGTTCGGGGAACTGCCACAGACCTTCAACCCAGCCGACGGGCTGGTGGTCACGGCCAACAACCGTTCGGTGCCGCCGGGCTATCCCTGGCTGATGACCAACGACCGCGCCTGGGCCGACCCCTACCGCTCGGCACGCATCACTGAGCGGCTGCAGGGCACCCACGGCCTGACGCTGGACGACCTGGCCGAGCTTCAGAACGACCCACTCAGCGGGCCTTGGCGCGAGATGAAAGCGGCGCTGCTGGCGACCCCCCGCGCCGGGCTGAGTGCCCCAGCCACCGCAGCGCTGGACGGGCTGAAAGCCTGGGACGGCCGACTGAGCACCGATTCGCAGGCCGCCACAGTGTTCGAGTGGTGGCTGGCCGAACTGAAAGCCCAGGGCAAAGCGGCGCTGGGCAGCGATCCCAGCACCCGCGCCGTAGCCCAGGCGCTGAAGGCAGAGCGGCCGCTGTGTGCTCAGGTGGCGCCGTGTCCGGACCTGCTGGCACAGACCCTGGAAACAGCCGCACAAAAAGCGGCACAGCGGCCCTACGGTCAGGTTCACCGGGCCTACAGCGCCCACGGTGCTTTCGGGGAAATCCGGGCGCTGGCGCCGCTGTTTAACGCCCGGATAGCAGCACCGGGTGGCAGCGACACGGTGAATGTGGCCCGTCCCAACCGCCAGGATGGCACCCTCGATTTCACCCACGCCGCCAGCTACCGGCAACTGATTGACCTGTCGGACCCGGACGCCAGCCGCTTTACCGGCACCCTGGGACAAAGCGGCAATCCGCTGTCACCCTACGCCCGCAGCCAGCTGCGCGGCTGGGCCAGCGGCGACTACCTCCCGATGAGCACCCGGCCCGCCGACTGGGGCAAGACCCAGGTATTGCAGCTGAAGCCAGTACGGTAG
- the nudC gene encoding NAD(+) diphosphatase, with product MLAFTRPDDFLATPIPLTPEHRLILIAPDGRSLLPPGPEGWPRLGDVPAKAVAEAPISLGHWQGAAYAVAHSTSGFAPDAGAISLRQLAAAGDEETSGLAGYAVQLLEFHQTHRFCGRCGTPTEALGREHARRCPACGLTVYPRVAPAIMALIWRGEGPEREFLLARGPRHTPGMFSVVAGFVEPSETLEDCCHREVREELGVTIRSPQYRMSQPWPLPHSLMVAFSAEYVAGDIVPQPGEIEEARWFRADQLPPIPGSISCAHHLIQAGVREALDDLLPKRS from the coding sequence ATGCTTGCCTTCACGCGCCCAGACGACTTCCTGGCCACACCCATCCCCCTTACCCCAGAACACCGGCTGATCCTGATTGCCCCCGACGGCCGCAGCCTCCTGCCCCCCGGCCCCGAGGGCTGGCCGCGCCTGGGAGATGTTCCCGCTAAGGCAGTGGCTGAAGCTCCCATCAGCCTGGGCCACTGGCAAGGTGCCGCTTATGCCGTAGCCCACAGCACCAGCGGATTTGCCCCAGATGCTGGAGCGATCAGCCTGCGTCAGCTGGCGGCTGCAGGAGATGAAGAGACAAGCGGCCTGGCCGGCTACGCAGTACAGCTGCTGGAGTTTCATCAGACCCACCGCTTTTGCGGCCGCTGTGGCACGCCCACCGAAGCCCTCGGCCGAGAACATGCCCGGCGCTGCCCAGCCTGTGGGCTCACCGTCTATCCACGGGTGGCGCCCGCCATCATGGCCCTGATCTGGCGCGGTGAGGGACCCGAGCGCGAGTTCTTACTGGCGCGGGGGCCACGGCACACTCCAGGCATGTTCTCGGTGGTGGCCGGCTTCGTGGAACCCAGTGAAACTCTGGAAGACTGCTGCCACCGCGAGGTGCGCGAAGAACTGGGCGTCACCATCCGCAGCCCCCAGTACCGGATGTCGCAGCCCTGGCCGCTGCCGCATTCGCTGATGGTGGCCTTCAGTGCAGAGTATGTTGCCGGTGACATCGTGCCGCAACCGGGCGAGATCGAAGAAGCCCGCTGGTTCCGCGCCGACCAGCTGCCGCCCATCCCGGGAAGCATCAGCTGCGCCCATCACCTGATTCAGGCCGGCGTGCGAGAAGCTTTAGACGATCTCTTACCTAAGCGATCTTAG
- a CDS encoding Gfo/Idh/MocA family protein codes for MSLKPDLPLPEPKTRRVGYAIVGIGELSADELIPAARTSEHAYVAALVTGDVEKGRAFAQALDLSDDDVYTYEQFEQLKDREDVEAVYIVLPNSLHREYVERAAKMGKQVLCEKPLGVSADDARAMVQACQDAGVLLMTAYRCQYTPEYWAVRDAVQSGRLGTIRALDSINAQVQDDPAAWRLKKDLAGGGALPDIGLYSLNTVRFVMAEEPQWVFAQLNQPQDDERFTEVEERLSWMMGFSGGVVATCQTSYAAQRVSMLRVLGEKGMALMDPAFDYQGLKVTLEDQEGQHQPAFPSYDQFGNEFDHFAGCIRSGQTPWTPGEEGVADHVVMDALYESARTGQRVDLKTEAGKDLFRGQQKPQLPEG; via the coding sequence ATGTCTCTGAAACCGGATCTTCCCTTGCCCGAGCCCAAAACCCGGCGCGTCGGCTACGCCATTGTCGGTATCGGTGAACTCAGCGCCGATGAACTGATTCCAGCCGCCCGCACCAGTGAGCACGCTTATGTCGCTGCTCTGGTCACGGGTGACGTGGAAAAAGGTCGGGCTTTTGCTCAGGCCCTGGACCTGAGCGACGACGACGTTTATACCTACGAGCAGTTCGAGCAGCTGAAAGACCGCGAGGATGTGGAGGCTGTCTATATCGTGTTGCCCAACTCGCTGCACCGTGAGTACGTGGAGCGGGCCGCAAAAATGGGCAAGCAGGTGCTCTGTGAAAAGCCGTTGGGCGTTAGCGCAGACGATGCCCGGGCAATGGTGCAGGCCTGCCAGGATGCCGGCGTGCTGCTGATGACCGCTTACCGCTGCCAGTACACTCCCGAGTACTGGGCGGTGCGTGACGCGGTGCAGAGTGGACGGCTGGGAACCATCCGTGCCCTGGATTCCATTAATGCCCAGGTTCAGGACGACCCTGCTGCCTGGCGGCTGAAAAAAGACCTGGCCGGCGGCGGTGCCCTGCCTGACATCGGCCTGTACTCGCTGAACACGGTCCGTTTTGTCATGGCTGAAGAGCCGCAGTGGGTGTTTGCCCAGCTGAATCAGCCGCAGGATGACGAGCGCTTTACTGAAGTTGAGGAACGTCTGTCGTGGATGATGGGCTTTTCTGGCGGTGTGGTGGCGACCTGTCAGACCAGCTACGCGGCGCAGCGGGTTTCTATGCTGCGTGTTCTGGGCGAAAAAGGCATGGCGCTGATGGATCCAGCCTTCGATTATCAGGGTCTTAAAGTGACGCTGGAAGACCAGGAAGGCCAGCATCAGCCGGCATTTCCTTCTTATGATCAGTTCGGTAACGAGTTCGATCACTTTGCTGGGTGCATTCGCAGTGGTCAGACTCCCTGGACTCCGGGCGAGGAAGGCGTGGCCGATCATGTAGTGATGGACGCCCTATACGAAAGTGCGAGAACTGGTCAGCGGGTGGACTTGAAGACAGAGGCGGGTAAAGATCTGTTCCGGGGGCAGCAGAAACCTCAGCTGCCCGAAGGCTGA
- a CDS encoding DUF421 domain-containing protein, with amino-acid sequence MQPFDWQRMFLKDITPLFMLEIVFRTAVIFLWLIFLLRLSGQRSVAQLGPLELALVIGMGSAAGDPMFYPEVPLLHAMLALALVVGMQQLIMRLAVHNETAETLLEGQPLEMVRDGVLNLASIQHFQARAGPGPARPTGDAALGLGATPAAAGVSGPTGLPQLRHASHSWTSLSLWEPGHCTCCD; translated from the coding sequence GTGCAGCCTTTCGACTGGCAGCGGATGTTCCTGAAAGACATCACCCCGCTGTTCATGCTCGAAATCGTGTTCCGGACAGCGGTGATTTTCCTGTGGCTGATCTTCTTGCTGCGGCTTTCCGGACAGCGCAGTGTGGCGCAGCTGGGCCCGCTGGAGCTGGCGCTGGTGATCGGCATGGGCTCGGCGGCCGGTGACCCGATGTTCTACCCGGAAGTGCCACTGCTGCACGCCATGCTGGCACTGGCGCTGGTGGTAGGCATGCAGCAACTGATCATGCGCCTGGCCGTCCACAATGAAACGGCCGAAACCCTGCTGGAAGGCCAGCCGCTGGAAATGGTGCGTGACGGCGTCCTGAATCTGGCTAGTATTCAGCACTTTCAAGCACGAGCCGGGCCAGGCCCCGCCCGGCCTACAGGTGATGCCGCCCTGGGACTTGGAGCCACCCCGGCCGCTGCCGGGGTATCAGGGCCCACTGGTCTGCCTCAGCTGCGGCACGCCAGTCACAGCTGGACAAGCCTGTCCCTGTGGGAACCAGGACACTGTACCTGCTGTGACTGA
- the moaA gene encoding GTP 3',8-cyclase MoaA — protein MITDQFGRLLRDLRISVTDRCNLRCIYCMPAEVFGQDYAFLPQSELLSFEEIERVARIMLGLGVQKLRLTGGEPLLRRELPQLVERLARLDGAEDLAMTTNGLLLPRYAADLKAAGLQRVTVSLDALDAETFGEMNGLGVSPERVLAGIDAALTAGLGVKLNTVVKRGMNDAGLAEFWRELRGKAAVRFIEFMDVGNHNGWDLEHVVPSAEVLERLAGEDLTFSPLPPKQPGEVARRFVSSDGHEVGLISSVTAPFCGDCSRLRLSATGSLYSCLFATDGYDLKAPLRAGEDDAQLRDRIAGLWQARRDRYSEERGEQTATRPRIEMSFIGG, from the coding sequence GTGATCACTGACCAGTTTGGCCGCCTCCTGCGAGACCTGCGAATCTCGGTGACCGACCGCTGCAACCTGCGCTGCATTTACTGCATGCCGGCCGAGGTCTTCGGGCAGGACTACGCTTTTTTGCCGCAGAGTGAGCTGCTGTCCTTCGAGGAAATCGAGCGGGTGGCCCGGATCATGCTGGGCCTGGGGGTGCAGAAGCTGCGGCTGACCGGCGGCGAACCGCTGCTGCGCCGGGAACTGCCACAGTTGGTCGAGCGGTTGGCCCGGCTGGACGGGGCGGAGGACCTCGCCATGACCACCAACGGCCTGCTGCTGCCGCGCTACGCTGCCGACCTCAAAGCGGCCGGTTTGCAGCGGGTCACGGTCAGCCTGGACGCTCTGGACGCGGAAACCTTCGGGGAGATGAACGGCCTGGGCGTTTCGCCCGAGCGGGTGCTGGCCGGCATTGACGCGGCGCTGACGGCCGGGCTGGGCGTCAAGCTCAATACGGTGGTCAAGCGCGGCATGAACGACGCTGGTCTGGCTGAGTTCTGGCGTGAGCTGCGCGGCAAAGCGGCGGTCCGTTTTATCGAATTCATGGACGTGGGCAACCACAATGGCTGGGACCTGGAACATGTGGTCCCGTCTGCCGAGGTGCTGGAACGGCTGGCCGGCGAGGATCTGACCTTCTCGCCCCTGCCCCCAAAACAGCCCGGCGAGGTGGCCCGCCGCTTCGTCTCAAGCGATGGCCATGAGGTGGGCCTGATTTCCAGCGTTACAGCGCCCTTTTGTGGCGACTGCTCCCGCCTGCGCCTCTCGGCCACCGGCAGCCTCTACAGTTGCCTGTTTGCCACAGACGGCTATGACCTCAAAGCCCCGCTGCGGGCCGGCGAGGATGATGCCCAGCTGCGTGACCGCATTGCCGGTCTGTGGCAGGCCCGCCGTGACCGCTACTCGGAAGAACGCGGCGAGCAGACAGCCACTCGGCCCCGCATCGAGATGAGCTTTATCGGGGGCTGA